From Butyricimonas paravirosa, one genomic window encodes:
- a CDS encoding tetratricopeptide repeat protein — translation MVKILITMIAAVVISLPSAAQQERKFIRGGNDLFNKQDFEKAEVEYRKALDAEVKSYEGAFNLGDALYKQKKFDEALQQFQSLAQNEKDKEKLGELYHNIGNTLLAMNKLDESIEAYKQSLRNRPNSQETKYNLEFARKQKQDQQNQDQNKDQNKDQQDQNKDQQNQDQNKDQNKDENKDQNKDQNKDQQDQNKDQQDKDKQDQDQKDQQNKDQQNKDQQNKDQQQQDQQAQPKISKEDAKRLLEALEADEKKTQEKVQKDKVQAQKAKKMKIEKNW, via the coding sequence ATGGTGAAGATATTGATAACGATGATAGCAGCTGTAGTTATAAGTTTACCATCGGCTGCGCAACAGGAACGAAAATTTATTCGGGGCGGGAATGATCTGTTTAATAAACAGGATTTTGAGAAGGCTGAAGTGGAGTATCGTAAGGCTTTGGATGCGGAAGTGAAATCATACGAGGGTGCGTTTAATCTGGGAGATGCGCTTTATAAACAGAAAAAGTTTGACGAGGCATTACAACAATTCCAATCGTTGGCACAGAATGAAAAAGACAAGGAAAAATTAGGAGAGTTGTATCACAACATCGGAAATACTCTTTTGGCCATGAACAAGTTGGATGAGAGTATCGAGGCTTATAAACAGTCGTTGAGAAACCGTCCGAATTCCCAAGAGACAAAGTATAACCTGGAGTTTGCCCGCAAGCAGAAACAGGATCAACAAAATCAAGATCAAAATAAGGACCAGAATAAGGACCAGCAGGATCAAAATAAAGATCAACAGAATCAAGATCAGAACAAAGATCAGAATAAGGACGAGAATAAAGATCAAAACAAGGATCAAAACAAGGACCAGCAAGATCAGAATAAGGATCAACAAGATAAAGATAAACAGGATCAAGATCAGAAAGATCAACAGAATAAAGACCAGCAAAACAAGGATCAGCAGAATAAGGATCAACAACAGCAGGACCAACAGGCCCAGCCTAAAATCTCTAAAGAGGATGCCAAACGCTTGTTAGAGGCTTTGGAGGCAGATGAAAAGAAAACACAGGAAAAGGTACAGAAAGATAAAGTTCAAGCTCAAAAGGCAAAGAAGATGAAGATTGAGAAAAACTGGTAA
- the priA gene encoding primosomal protein N' — translation MLYADVIIPLGVESFFTYSVPEEYEHSVTVGALVVVSFVKNKRYTGVVYALHTNPPVGFETKPIERVIEEGFALSGSHLKFLLWLSEYYMTPPGEVMRAALPVSMRLESYTSLSLVNGWEERLVDESELSREEKEIMGVFRERGEICMAEVEKLLRRKDVYVAVRALLEKEIIGIKESVDDLFKPKIERLVRWKRKFTSEELDGILDSLKRARAQYKMLCDWVYYSDEHRVEGLPRTEFIQQIGSSASALKGLCERGVLEIVVQEVSRLEVSKGEVEDVHALSGAQEKVLGDIQGYYKEKDCVLLQGVTSSGKTEIYIHLIQETLRQGKQVLYLLPEIALTVQIVKRLRRVFGDQVGVYHSGMADSARAEMWRKQNGTNPYPVVLGVRSSVFLPYKQLGLVIVDEEHESSYKQKEPAPRYNGRDAAIMLGKMSGAKILLGSATPSFESYQNALSGKYGFVQLTTRYGEVMMPELLFVDMKEYRRKKMMKGSFTPVLYEEMKRVLENGMQVILFQNRRGYSTYLQCDRCGSILKCKHCDVSMTYYRYRNTLNCHYCGSLRAVPAVCQECGQGHYVNRTPGTERIEEDVKQYFPEVRIARMDLDVMSNKAKFRALIDDFESGNLDVLIGTQMVSKGLDFERVKLVGVMDADSLMGFPDFRAEERAYDMLMQVSGRSGRKGERGKVVIQVTDMQSRVYQLVRKENYREFYSQLSQEREMFNYPPFSRLIQVELRHVDEVVLRNAANELARLLRERLERRVCGPAEPDVSRVRKMYRIQILIKAEQGLSLSKLKAFLKQKSDELVKTPIGKGVRIYFDVDPL, via the coding sequence TTGTTGTACGCGGATGTCATTATCCCTCTGGGAGTGGAAAGTTTTTTTACTTATTCGGTACCGGAAGAATATGAACATTCGGTAACGGTAGGTGCGCTCGTGGTCGTTTCATTTGTTAAGAATAAACGTTACACGGGTGTTGTCTATGCGTTGCATACGAATCCGCCTGTCGGATTTGAAACAAAACCGATAGAACGAGTTATCGAGGAAGGATTCGCTCTTTCTGGTTCTCATTTGAAATTTCTATTGTGGCTCAGCGAGTATTACATGACACCACCGGGAGAGGTTATGCGTGCAGCATTACCTGTTTCGATGCGCTTGGAGAGTTATACGAGTTTGAGTTTGGTGAACGGCTGGGAAGAGCGGTTGGTAGATGAAAGTGAATTAAGCCGGGAAGAGAAGGAGATCATGGGAGTATTTCGAGAAAGAGGTGAGATATGTATGGCCGAAGTCGAAAAACTCTTGAGGAGAAAGGATGTCTATGTTGCTGTTCGAGCCTTATTGGAAAAAGAAATTATCGGAATCAAGGAGTCGGTAGATGATCTGTTCAAGCCTAAAATTGAGCGTTTGGTGAGATGGAAACGAAAGTTCACGAGTGAAGAATTGGACGGGATTCTTGATAGCTTAAAACGGGCGAGGGCTCAATACAAAATGCTGTGTGATTGGGTGTATTATAGCGACGAGCATCGAGTCGAGGGGTTGCCTAGAACGGAGTTTATTCAGCAAATCGGTAGTTCGGCCTCAGCCTTGAAAGGATTGTGTGAACGGGGCGTGTTGGAAATTGTTGTGCAGGAAGTCAGCCGTTTAGAGGTATCTAAAGGGGAAGTGGAGGATGTACACGCTTTGTCGGGGGCGCAAGAAAAGGTTTTGGGCGACATTCAAGGGTATTACAAGGAGAAGGATTGTGTCTTGTTGCAGGGTGTAACTTCTTCGGGTAAGACTGAAATATATATTCATCTGATACAAGAGACGCTAAGGCAAGGAAAACAGGTGTTGTACTTGTTGCCGGAAATTGCGTTAACGGTACAGATCGTGAAACGTCTGCGACGGGTCTTCGGGGATCAAGTCGGCGTTTATCATTCGGGTATGGCGGATAGTGCCCGGGCGGAGATGTGGCGTAAACAGAATGGTACGAATCCTTATCCCGTGGTGTTGGGTGTGCGGTCATCCGTGTTCTTGCCATATAAACAATTGGGTTTGGTCATTGTTGACGAGGAGCATGAAAGTTCTTACAAGCAAAAAGAACCGGCACCCCGCTATAACGGTCGTGATGCCGCTATAATGCTTGGAAAGATGAGTGGGGCAAAAATATTGTTGGGTTCTGCAACACCTTCTTTTGAAAGTTATCAGAATGCCCTAAGCGGGAAATATGGTTTCGTGCAACTGACAACCCGTTACGGGGAAGTGATGATGCCGGAACTGTTGTTCGTGGATATGAAGGAGTATCGTCGTAAAAAGATGATGAAAGGGAGTTTTACTCCGGTTTTGTACGAGGAAATGAAACGGGTGTTGGAGAACGGGATGCAGGTGATTTTATTCCAGAATAGACGGGGGTATTCGACTTATTTACAATGTGACCGTTGCGGTTCCATCTTGAAATGTAAACATTGCGATGTGAGTATGACTTATTATCGCTACCGGAACACGCTGAATTGTCATTATTGCGGGAGCCTGCGGGCTGTTCCGGCCGTGTGTCAGGAGTGTGGACAGGGACATTACGTGAATCGTACTCCGGGAACGGAACGGATCGAGGAAGACGTGAAACAGTATTTCCCGGAGGTCCGGATTGCCCGAATGGACTTGGATGTGATGAGTAATAAGGCAAAGTTCAGGGCTTTAATCGATGATTTTGAAAGTGGAAATTTGGATGTGCTGATCGGCACACAGATGGTTTCGAAAGGGTTGGATTTTGAACGGGTGAAACTTGTCGGGGTGATGGATGCCGATAGTTTGATGGGTTTTCCTGATTTTCGGGCAGAGGAGCGGGCTTATGATATGTTGATGCAAGTGAGTGGACGCAGTGGACGAAAAGGTGAGCGCGGAAAGGTGGTAATTCAGGTAACAGATATGCAAAGTCGAGTGTATCAGTTGGTGAGGAAGGAAAACTATAGAGAGTTTTACTCTCAGTTATCCCAAGAACGGGAAATGTTTAACTATCCCCCCTTTTCCCGGTTGATTCAGGTAGAGTTGAGGCATGTGGATGAGGTGGTTTTGAGAAATGCCGCAAACGAGTTAGCTAGATTGCTGCGGGAACGCTTGGAACGTAGGGTATGTGGCCCGGCAGAACCGGATGTGTCCCGGGTTAGAAAAATGTATCGGATACAAATTCTGATAAAGGCGGAACAAGGTCTTTCCCTGTCAAAATTGAAAGCTTTCTTAAAGCAGAAAAGTGATGAATTGGTGAAAACTCCCATTGGTAAGGGAGTGCGTATTTATTTCGATGTTGACCCGTTATAA
- a CDS encoding vWA domain-containing protein, whose amino-acid sequence MFGYEFANPEYFWLLLVLIPMIIWYIFKEKRSHADLKFSSIRVFKQMKRGSRIWLRHLLFAARVLAILFLVLALARPQSSTSWQTYNSEGIDIMLALDISGSMLARDFTPDRLEAAKEVATKFILERPQDRIGLVVFSGESFTQSPLTTDQAVLVNVMKDIHSGMIEDGTAIGLGLANAVNRLKDSKAKSKVIILLTDGVNNRGAIAPMTAAELAKTFGIRVYTIGVGSLGEAPYPVQTPFGMQLQRMPVEIDEDILTQIADMTGGKYFRATDNKKLEQIYQEIDQLEKSKVEVKHFSRKNEQYFYFALIGALLLIVEALGRYTLLRKIP is encoded by the coding sequence ATGTTTGGATATGAATTTGCAAATCCCGAGTACTTTTGGTTGTTGTTGGTGCTGATACCAATGATTATCTGGTACATATTCAAGGAGAAACGCTCGCATGCTGATTTGAAGTTTTCTTCAATCCGGGTGTTCAAGCAAATGAAACGGGGTAGCCGGATCTGGTTACGTCATTTGTTGTTTGCAGCTCGGGTTTTGGCCATTCTATTTTTGGTTCTGGCATTGGCTAGACCGCAATCCAGCACGAGTTGGCAGACCTATAACAGCGAGGGTATTGATATTATGCTGGCATTGGATATTTCCGGTAGTATGTTGGCACGAGATTTTACTCCTGATCGACTGGAGGCAGCCAAGGAGGTTGCGACTAAGTTTATATTGGAGCGTCCTCAGGATCGTATCGGGCTGGTTGTTTTTAGCGGGGAAAGTTTCACGCAAAGTCCTTTGACGACGGATCAAGCCGTGTTAGTCAACGTGATGAAGGATATTCATAGCGGGATGATTGAAGATGGAACAGCTATTGGCCTCGGGTTGGCAAATGCGGTAAATCGTTTGAAGGACAGCAAGGCGAAATCCAAGGTGATCATTCTTTTGACGGATGGAGTCAACAACCGGGGAGCGATTGCACCAATGACGGCTGCAGAATTGGCAAAAACTTTTGGTATCCGGGTTTATACGATCGGTGTCGGGTCTTTGGGTGAGGCTCCTTATCCCGTGCAAACGCCCTTTGGGATGCAATTACAGCGAATGCCGGTTGAGATAGATGAAGATATATTGACCCAGATTGCTGACATGACAGGCGGTAAATATTTCCGGGCAACAGATAACAAAAAACTGGAGCAAATTTATCAGGAGATTGATCAATTGGAGAAGAGTAAAGTAGAAGTCAAACATTTCAGTCGTAAGAACGAGCAGTATTTCTATTTTGCTTTGATCGGGGCTTTGTTATTAATTGTGGAGGCGTTAGGGCGATACACGTTGTTGAGGAAAATTCCATAA
- the pfkA gene encoding 6-phosphofructokinase, whose translation MGKIKKIGVLTSGGDAPGMNAAIRAVVRAAIFNGCEAYGIYDGYEGLIEGNIVRMHSHDVSNIIQRGGTILKTARSEEFRTPEGRTKAYEKMQELGIDALVVIGGDGTFSGARLFCQEHNVHIVGIPGTIDNDLYGTDYTIGYDTAVNTVVDAVDKIRDTASAHNRLFFIEVMGRDAGFIALRSAVATGAEAVLVPEIETDLNDLDRYLEHDYKPHKSSGIVIVAEGDKSGGAYTIADQIAKKHPEYDVRVTVLGHIQRGGSPSAFDRVTASTLGVAAVDALLDDQTSIMVGIMNKDIVHVPFNKAIKNSKPLNHNLLDITEVLSI comes from the coding sequence ATGGGAAAGATTAAAAAAATAGGAGTTTTAACTTCAGGAGGCGATGCTCCGGGAATGAATGCCGCTATTCGGGCGGTTGTGAGGGCCGCTATTTTTAATGGCTGTGAGGCTTATGGTATTTACGATGGATATGAGGGATTGATCGAGGGAAATATTGTGCGTATGCATTCCCATGACGTGAGTAATATTATTCAACGAGGAGGAACGATCTTAAAGACGGCTCGTAGCGAGGAATTCCGTACGCCGGAGGGACGTACGAAAGCTTACGAGAAGATGCAGGAATTGGGAATTGATGCATTGGTCGTGATTGGTGGAGATGGAACTTTTTCCGGAGCCCGGTTGTTCTGTCAAGAGCATAACGTGCATATTGTCGGGATTCCCGGTACGATAGATAATGATCTTTACGGGACGGATTACACGATTGGATATGATACGGCGGTAAACACCGTGGTGGATGCCGTGGATAAGATCCGGGATACGGCAAGTGCTCATAATCGTTTGTTCTTTATCGAGGTTATGGGACGGGATGCCGGATTTATCGCGTTACGGTCGGCCGTGGCCACGGGGGCTGAGGCTGTACTGGTTCCGGAAATCGAGACGGATTTGAATGACTTGGATCGTTACCTAGAACATGATTATAAACCTCATAAGTCAAGTGGTATCGTGATCGTGGCAGAAGGTGATAAATCAGGTGGAGCATATACGATTGCCGATCAGATCGCTAAAAAACATCCCGAATATGACGTGCGGGTAACTGTTTTAGGTCATATCCAAAGAGGAGGATCACCTTCCGCTTTTGACCGCGTGACGGCTAGCACGTTGGGAGTGGCGGCAGTGGATGCTTTGTTGGATGACCAGACCAGTATCATGGTTGGGATTATGAATAAGGATATTGTTCATGTTCCTTTTAACAAGGCTATCAAGAATTCAAAACCGTTAAATCATAATTTGTTGGACATTACGGAAGTCTTGTCTATTTAA
- the cmk gene encoding (d)CMP kinase has product MEKKGLIVAVDGHSSTGKSTVSKILAARLGYTYIDTGAMYRIVTLKAMREGLIRNGNVDDEKLKEVLPTIIFGFKYNEEKKRYESYMNGEYVEVAIRGLEVSDNVSLIAALPYVRELLVEKQREMAKEGGVIMDGRDIGSVVFPHAEVKFFMTASPEVRAQRRYKELIEKGEQVTYEEVEANVRKRDYIDEHRETSPLVRTSDAVLIDNGDMTVEEEVEEMLKIIRSKYESRN; this is encoded by the coding sequence ATGGAAAAGAAAGGTTTGATTGTTGCCGTTGACGGCCATTCTTCTACGGGAAAAAGCACGGTATCCAAAATACTGGCTGCACGTTTGGGGTACACGTATATTGACACGGGAGCCATGTACCGGATCGTGACGTTGAAAGCAATGCGTGAAGGATTAATCCGAAACGGGAACGTGGATGATGAAAAATTGAAAGAAGTTCTTCCGACAATTATTTTCGGTTTTAAATATAACGAGGAAAAAAAACGTTATGAATCTTACATGAATGGCGAGTATGTAGAGGTGGCCATTCGCGGATTAGAGGTTTCTGATAACGTGAGTTTGATCGCCGCATTGCCTTACGTGCGGGAGTTGCTTGTTGAGAAACAACGGGAGATGGCAAAAGAGGGTGGTGTAATCATGGATGGACGGGATATTGGGAGTGTTGTGTTCCCTCACGCAGAGGTGAAATTCTTTATGACGGCAAGTCCTGAAGTACGGGCTCAACGACGTTACAAGGAACTGATCGAGAAGGGAGAACAAGTGACTTATGAAGAAGTGGAGGCGAATGTCCGGAAACGGGATTATATAGATGAACACCGGGAAACAAGTCCTTTGGTGAGAACGTCGGATGCTGTGTTGATTGATAATGGCGATATGACCGTGGAGGAAGAAGTGGAAGAGATGTTAAAGATCATTCGTTCGAAATATGAAAGTAGAAATTGA
- a CDS encoding 4-hydroxy-3-methylbut-2-enyl diphosphate reductase — MKVEIDENSGFCFGVVNAIAKAEEELQHGRLYCIGDIVHNSLEVERLKQLGLSTIDHDEFARLKACRVLFRAHGEPPSSYELAKKNGIEVIDASCPVVLNLQKKIREAYEEVRANGGQIVIYGKRGHAEVNGLVAQTNDEALIIEQEEDLKSIDFSRPVILFSQTTKSLDGFKRVVELVKENARASVVVNDTICRKVANRIPQLKDFAARHDVILFVSGEKSSNGKQLFEVCREVNSRTYFVQGVKDLRDEMFDKADSVGISGATSTPRWVMEEIKEGLKAKN, encoded by the coding sequence ATGAAAGTAGAAATTGACGAAAATTCCGGTTTCTGTTTTGGGGTTGTGAATGCGATTGCCAAGGCGGAGGAAGAATTGCAACATGGAAGATTGTATTGCATAGGAGATATTGTGCATAATAGTTTAGAGGTGGAGCGATTAAAACAGCTGGGATTAAGTACGATAGATCATGATGAGTTTGCCCGGTTGAAGGCGTGTCGTGTGTTGTTCCGGGCTCATGGTGAACCACCGAGTTCATACGAACTGGCAAAGAAGAACGGGATTGAGGTGATTGATGCCTCGTGTCCCGTGGTATTGAATTTGCAGAAGAAAATACGAGAGGCATACGAGGAGGTGAGAGCGAACGGGGGGCAGATCGTGATTTATGGAAAAAGAGGACATGCCGAGGTGAACGGGTTGGTTGCACAGACGAATGATGAGGCGCTGATTATCGAGCAAGAGGAAGATTTGAAATCCATCGATTTTTCCCGTCCGGTAATTCTGTTTTCCCAAACAACCAAGAGTTTGGATGGTTTCAAGCGTGTCGTGGAGTTGGTGAAGGAGAATGCGAGGGCCTCCGTGGTAGTAAACGATACAATCTGCCGTAAGGTGGCAAATCGAATCCCGCAGTTGAAAGATTTTGCGGCAAGACATGATGTGATCTTGTTTGTTAGCGGGGAAAAGAGTTCCAACGGGAAGCAACTTTTCGAGGTTTGTCGGGAGGTGAATTCCCGGACTTATTTTGTGCAGGGGGTGAAAGACCTGCGTGATGAGATGTTTGATAAAGCCGATAGTGTCGGGATCAGTGGGGCTACTTCAACACCGAGGTGGGTGATGGAAGAGATAAAGGAGGGGTTAAAAGCTAAAAACTAA
- a CDS encoding AAA family ATPase, with product MNTVDIKALNERIQQESSFVDMISMEMNKVIVGQKHLVEGLMIGMLSNGHILLEGVPGLAKTLAINTLAHIINAKFSRIQFTPDLLPADVVGTMIYSQKREEFVVKKGPIFANFILADEINRAPAKVQSALLEAMQERQVTIGDMTYKLEEPFLVMATQNPIEQEGTYPLPEAQVDRFMLKVVIDYPKKDEEKLIVRQNLEKIYPQSNTILQPEDILRAREVVKEVYLDEKIEKYIVDIVFATRYPQEHGLEKFVSMIAYGASPRASISLAKAAQAYAFIKRRGYVIPEDVRAVCHDVLRHRIGLSYEAEANNLTSEDIISEILNTVEVP from the coding sequence ATGAATACGGTTGATATCAAAGCATTGAATGAGCGCATACAGCAAGAGAGTTCTTTTGTGGATATGATTAGTATGGAGATGAACAAAGTGATCGTCGGACAGAAGCACTTGGTAGAAGGACTGATGATCGGTATGCTTTCTAATGGACATATTTTGTTGGAGGGAGTTCCCGGTTTGGCGAAAACCTTGGCGATAAATACACTAGCACATATTATTAATGCTAAATTCAGTCGAATCCAGTTTACCCCGGATTTGTTACCGGCTGACGTTGTCGGTACGATGATTTATTCTCAGAAAAGAGAAGAGTTCGTGGTGAAGAAAGGACCGATTTTCGCTAACTTTATTCTGGCGGATGAGATTAACCGAGCCCCGGCGAAAGTGCAATCGGCCTTGTTGGAGGCGATGCAGGAGCGTCAGGTGACTATCGGGGATATGACTTACAAGTTGGAAGAACCATTCTTGGTGATGGCAACCCAGAATCCGATCGAGCAGGAAGGTACTTATCCTCTTCCCGAGGCTCAGGTTGACCGTTTCATGTTGAAAGTGGTGATTGATTACCCGAAAAAAGACGAAGAAAAATTGATCGTTCGTCAGAATTTGGAGAAAATTTATCCCCAGTCTAACACGATCCTACAACCGGAAGATATTCTGCGGGCTCGTGAGGTGGTGAAGGAGGTTTACCTAGACGAGAAGATCGAGAAATATATTGTTGATATCGTTTTTGCAACACGTTACCCGCAAGAGCATGGCTTGGAAAAATTCGTTTCCATGATTGCTTACGGGGCATCTCCTCGTGCTAGTATCAGTTTGGCCAAAGCAGCACAAGCGTACGCTTTTATTAAACGTCGCGGATATGTAATCCCGGAAGATGTTCGTGCTGTTTGTCACGACGTTTTGCGTCATCGTATCGGTTTGAGCTACGAGGCTGAAGCGAATAACTTGACCAGCGAGGATATTATCAGTGAAATTTTGAACACGGTAGAGGTACCTTAG
- a CDS encoding VWA domain-containing protein, with protein sequence MFRFAHPELLYLLIIIPLLIIFYVVARIRKKKAIAEFGSPELLSTLMPLQSYKRETLKFILVLVALFFVILGVAGPQFGSKLQQVKKEGVELIIALDVSNSMMAQDIKPSRLDAAKQAISRMVEKLSDDKVGLIVFAGDAYVQLPITTDYSSAKLFLSGINTDIVPIQGTAIGTAIDLAAKSFTPDTEASKAIIVITDGENHQDDAIAAAKAAREKGIYVHTIGMGLAQGGPIPEKGNPGQYMRDGSGNPIISKLDEETLKEIAKAGEGIFVRASNSNVGLNTLLDEIDRMDKTLLEERVFSDYAEKYQYFLIMALIFVLLDFMVLGRKNKNFLKINIFGSETKSVGTNR encoded by the coding sequence ATGTTTAGATTTGCACATCCTGAATTATTATACTTGCTGATTATCATACCATTGTTGATTATTTTTTACGTGGTAGCAAGGATTCGGAAGAAAAAAGCGATTGCTGAATTCGGGAGTCCCGAATTACTGTCAACACTGATGCCTTTGCAATCTTATAAGCGGGAGACATTAAAATTTATACTTGTTCTGGTAGCTTTGTTTTTCGTCATTCTTGGGGTTGCAGGTCCTCAGTTCGGGTCAAAATTGCAACAAGTAAAAAAAGAGGGCGTGGAGTTAATTATCGCGTTGGATGTGTCAAATTCCATGATGGCGCAGGATATAAAGCCCAGCCGGTTGGATGCGGCGAAACAGGCCATTTCCCGAATGGTGGAAAAATTAAGTGATGATAAAGTGGGATTGATTGTGTTTGCAGGGGATGCTTACGTGCAATTGCCGATCACGACGGATTATTCTTCGGCTAAATTATTCCTATCTGGAATCAATACCGATATTGTCCCGATACAGGGTACGGCGATAGGAACGGCAATAGATTTGGCTGCGAAGTCGTTTACCCCGGACACGGAGGCATCGAAAGCGATTATCGTGATCACGGATGGTGAAAACCATCAGGACGATGCGATTGCCGCGGCTAAAGCTGCCCGGGAAAAAGGTATCTACGTACACACGATCGGGATGGGATTGGCACAAGGAGGACCGATCCCGGAGAAGGGAAATCCCGGACAATACATGAGAGACGGGAGTGGTAACCCGATTATATCCAAGTTGGACGAGGAAACATTGAAAGAGATTGCCAAGGCCGGAGAGGGAATATTCGTGCGGGCAAGTAATTCGAACGTGGGATTAAACACCTTGTTGGACGAGATTGATCGTATGGACAAGACATTGTTGGAAGAACGGGTATTCAGTGATTATGCTGAAAAATACCAGTATTTCCTGATCATGGCATTGATATTCGTGTTGCTGGATTTCATGGTATTGGGACGTAAAAACAAGAATTTCTTGAAGATCAATATATTTGGAAGTGAGACGAAAAGTGTTGGAACGAATCGGTAA
- a CDS encoding DUF58 domain-containing protein, with protein METSDLLKRVRQIEIKTRGLSSNIFAGEYHTAFKGRGMTFSEVRAYQYGDDIRSIDWNVTARYNHPYVKIFEEERELTVMLLIDVSASRNFGTVSKLKKNQITEIAAVLAFSAIQNNDKIGVIFFSDRIEKFIPPKKGRTHILHIIRELVDFYPEHKETNISVALQYLTNAIKKRCTCFLISDFMDDHDFEHPLIIANKKHDVVALQLYDRREKILPPVGLMYLTDAETGESVWVDTSDKKVRDEFEAYGIERDKELDRIFKHAGVDMASISADEDYVRSLITLFKRRGAGY; from the coding sequence GTGGAGACTTCAGATTTATTAAAACGTGTCAGGCAGATTGAGATAAAGACTCGGGGGTTATCGAGTAATATCTTTGCGGGGGAGTATCACACGGCTTTTAAAGGTCGGGGAATGACGTTTAGCGAGGTGCGGGCCTATCAATACGGGGATGACATCCGAAGTATTGACTGGAACGTGACCGCTCGTTATAACCATCCTTACGTGAAGATATTCGAGGAAGAACGTGAGTTGACCGTGATGTTGTTGATTGACGTGAGTGCCTCGCGTAATTTCGGTACGGTGTCGAAACTGAAAAAGAATCAGATTACCGAGATTGCGGCCGTGTTGGCTTTCTCTGCCATTCAGAACAACGATAAGATTGGCGTGATCTTCTTTTCTGACCGGATCGAGAAATTTATTCCGCCGAAGAAAGGACGGACACATATTTTGCATATCATCCGGGAATTGGTGGATTTTTATCCGGAACACAAGGAAACGAATATCTCTGTGGCGTTGCAATATCTGACAAATGCGATCAAGAAACGGTGTACTTGTTTCCTGATTTCCGATTTCATGGATGATCACGATTTCGAACACCCGTTGATTATTGCCAATAAGAAACATGACGTGGTGGCTTTGCAATTGTACGATCGTAGAGAGAAAATATTGCCTCCTGTCGGGTTGATGTACTTGACGGATGCGGAGACGGGAGAAAGTGTTTGGGTGGATACATCCGACAAGAAAGTCCGGGACGAGTTCGAAGCGTATGGCATCGAACGAGACAAGGAACTGGATCGGATATTCAAACATGCCGGTGTCGACATGGCATCTATCAGCGCTGATGAAGATTACGTGAGGTCATTGATCACGTTATTCAAGAGAAGAGGGGCTGGATATTAA